One segment of Chloroflexota bacterium DNA contains the following:
- a CDS encoding Rieske 2Fe-2S domain-containing protein, with product MLSDADNEYMCRVGPGTPMGEYVRRFWVPFLLPEELPEPDCPPVRTTLMGEDLVAFKDSNGEIGLVDNYCPHRRASLFFGRNEECGIRCVYHGWKFDVNGDCVDMPSEPAESNFKDKVKIKAYPAREYGGLIWAYMGPAEYMPELPLIDWATLPDSQRVISKRVQESNWVQSVEGGIDSSHISFLHSGVTPFMRDNPDKRPPARVGSQTVNFTTTDTSPRFVVDETEYGLLISARRNADQDRYYFRITQMLMPFYTMIPGSVEPGRQIGGHAWVPIDDYSCWNFSISWNPYRPFTQEEINEHWSGTGIHALTDYKYRPLSNSANDYMIDREEQRYRTFTGIRGIGEQDMGTQESMGALTWRAGEHLGSSDSAIIAYRRRLLKEARNLQEGIESYAATHPECYKVRSASVLINRSEDYRVAAADRLAARI from the coding sequence ATGTTGAGCGACGCTGACAACGAATACATGTGTCGAGTTGGCCCGGGCACGCCCATGGGCGAGTACGTGCGCCGCTTCTGGGTACCGTTCCTGCTGCCGGAGGAATTGCCGGAGCCGGATTGCCCGCCGGTCCGCACCACGCTGATGGGCGAAGATCTCGTCGCGTTCAAGGACTCCAACGGCGAGATTGGCCTTGTGGACAACTACTGTCCGCACCGCCGCGCCAGCCTTTTCTTCGGCCGGAACGAGGAGTGCGGAATCCGCTGCGTCTACCACGGCTGGAAGTTCGACGTGAACGGCGACTGTGTCGACATGCCGTCGGAGCCCGCCGAGTCCAACTTCAAGGACAAGGTCAAGATCAAGGCCTACCCGGCGCGCGAGTACGGCGGCCTCATCTGGGCCTACATGGGCCCCGCTGAGTACATGCCGGAGCTGCCGCTCATTGACTGGGCGACCCTGCCGGACAGCCAGCGCGTCATCTCCAAGCGCGTGCAGGAGAGCAACTGGGTGCAGTCCGTGGAGGGCGGCATAGACTCCAGCCACATCTCCTTCCTCCACAGCGGCGTCACGCCCTTCATGCGCGACAACCCGGACAAGCGCCCTCCGGCCCGCGTCGGAAGCCAGACGGTGAACTTCACCACCACAGACACGTCGCCCCGCTTCGTCGTCGATGAGACTGAGTACGGCCTCCTGATCTCCGCTCGCCGGAACGCCGACCAGGACCGCTACTACTTCCGCATCACCCAGATGCTGATGCCCTTCTACACCATGATTCCCGGCTCCGTTGAGCCCGGACGGCAGATCGGCGGTCACGCATGGGTTCCTATCGACGACTACAGCTGCTGGAACTTCAGCATCTCCTGGAACCCCTACCGTCCCTTCACCCAGGAAGAGATCAACGAGCACTGGAGCGGGACCGGCATCCACGCGCTCACTGACTACAAGTACCGGCCCCTCAGCAACAGCGCCAACGACTACATGATCGACCGCGAGGAGCAGCGCTACAGGACCTTCACCGGCATCCGCGGCATCGGCGAGCAGGACATGGGCACGCAGGAGTCCATGGGCGCCCTGACCTGGCGCGCAGGCGAGCACCTCGGCTCCAGCGACTCGGCTATCATCGCCTACAGGCGCCGGCTGCTGAAGGAGGCCCGCAACCTGCAGGAGGGCATCGAGTCCTACGCAGCCACCCACCCTGAGTGCTACAAAGTGCGCTCCGCCTCGGTGCTCATCAACCGAAGCGAGGACTACCGCGTGGCTGCGGCCGACCGGCTGGCAGCCCGAATCTAG
- a CDS encoding alcohol dehydrogenase catalytic domain-containing protein, which produces MAEKSAAAVIIAPREFEIREFDLPDIPPDGGLLRIERCGICGSDVHGYDRMGEGVRIMGHENLGWVAKIGSEASKRWGVKEGDRVAVEEYVPCGSCELCRTGYPRFCPQTSSFGHTGENPRLWYGSTPIDVEPALWGGYSQYMYMHPGAMVHKVPDHVDASEAAFFLPFSNGYEWAVEYGGASIGKTVVVQGPGQQGLAAVIAAREAGASMIIVSGMGHDEHRLEIARRMGADYTVDVEAEDLVEKVMQYTGGHGADVVVNVTGGGRETVKEGIDMAAFNAVVCLPAAGNETISVGGTGRKNLTMKWCHGHSYRSVERAISTIASGRYPIKEIVTHHFGLKDLKYAIDSVGGIGAPGAIHVSIDPWMDL; this is translated from the coding sequence ATGGCAGAGAAGTCAGCGGCGGCAGTCATTATTGCGCCAAGGGAGTTCGAGATCCGGGAATTCGACCTGCCGGACATCCCGCCCGACGGCGGGCTCCTGCGCATCGAGCGCTGCGGCATTTGCGGCAGCGACGTCCACGGCTACGACCGAATGGGCGAGGGCGTGCGCATCATGGGCCACGAGAACCTCGGCTGGGTTGCCAAGATCGGCTCAGAGGCGTCCAAGCGCTGGGGCGTGAAGGAAGGCGACCGGGTTGCGGTGGAAGAGTACGTGCCATGCGGCTCCTGCGAGCTGTGCCGCACTGGGTACCCACGCTTCTGCCCTCAGACCAGCTCCTTCGGTCACACCGGCGAGAATCCGCGCCTTTGGTACGGCTCCACGCCCATCGACGTGGAGCCAGCCCTCTGGGGCGGCTACAGCCAGTACATGTACATGCATCCGGGCGCCATGGTGCACAAGGTCCCGGACCATGTCGACGCCTCGGAGGCCGCCTTCTTCCTGCCGTTCAGCAATGGCTACGAATGGGCCGTCGAGTACGGTGGCGCCTCCATCGGCAAGACCGTTGTCGTACAGGGCCCGGGTCAGCAGGGTCTCGCGGCTGTCATCGCGGCGCGGGAGGCGGGAGCGTCCATGATCATCGTCAGCGGCATGGGCCATGACGAGCACCGCCTGGAGATCGCGCGCCGCATGGGTGCCGACTACACAGTGGACGTAGAGGCCGAGGATCTCGTCGAGAAGGTTATGCAATACACCGGTGGCCACGGCGCGGACGTAGTCGTGAACGTAACCGGTGGTGGCCGTGAGACGGTCAAAGAGGGCATCGACATGGCCGCGTTTAACGCCGTGGTCTGCCTGCCCGCGGCTGGCAACGAGACCATCTCCGTGGGCGGCACCGGCCGCAAGAACCTCACCATGAAGTGGTGCCATGGCCACTCCTATCGGTCGGTGGAGCGGGCCATCAGCACCATTGCTTCCGGGCGCTACCCCATCAAGGAGATCGTCACCCACCACTTTGGGTTGAAGGACCTCAAGTATGCCATCGACTCTGTCGGCGGCATCGGCGCCCCCGGCGCCATTCACGTCAGCATCGACCCATGGATGGACCTCTAG
- the secF gene encoding protein translocase subunit SecF, with protein MDFVGKRKFFFMFSAIIILVGIVSMVIQPRFQVGIEFEGGSALSVTFADVIDEARIREVMADLGHSQAVVQRLGDTGVLIRTRTLQSPMTEGDVSERETIEERLQLEFGAIESSELSAVSEVVAKETIRNAGIAVGVASVFIMLYISFAFRLMPNSLRLGAAAIIAGIHDVLITLGLFSILGKVIDLEVNAMFITGILTVVGYSVHDTIVVFDRIRENTARRISRDFATTINVSIMETLGRSLTTSITTLTVILALLLMGGGTIQSLLYTLLIGVIVGTYSSIGIASQLLLVWEQRGWLPFRRSTPADATTRG; from the coding sequence ATGGACTTTGTAGGCAAGCGTAAATTCTTCTTCATGTTCTCCGCCATCATCATCCTGGTGGGTATTGTCAGCATGGTGATTCAGCCACGCTTCCAGGTGGGCATCGAGTTCGAGGGCGGTTCAGCCCTCTCAGTAACCTTCGCCGATGTAATCGACGAGGCCCGCATCCGCGAGGTTATGGCCGACCTCGGACACTCCCAAGCTGTCGTTCAGCGCCTCGGCGACACGGGTGTCCTCATCCGTACCCGCACGCTGCAGAGCCCCATGACCGAGGGCGACGTCTCCGAGCGCGAGACCATCGAGGAACGCCTGCAACTGGAGTTCGGCGCAATAGAGAGCTCGGAGCTCTCCGCAGTCTCAGAGGTTGTCGCTAAGGAGACCATCCGGAATGCGGGCATCGCCGTGGGTGTGGCGTCGGTCTTCATTATGCTCTACATCTCGTTCGCCTTCCGGCTCATGCCGAATTCCCTGCGCCTGGGCGCCGCCGCAATCATTGCCGGTATTCACGACGTGCTCATCACGCTTGGCCTGTTCTCGATCCTGGGCAAGGTGATCGACCTTGAGGTGAACGCGATGTTCATCACGGGCATCCTGACAGTGGTGGGCTATAGCGTGCATGACACCATCGTGGTGTTCGACCGTATCCGGGAGAACACGGCGCGCCGCATCTCGCGTGACTTCGCGACGACCATCAACGTGAGCATCATGGAGACGCTGGGCCGCTCCCTTACCACCAGCATCACGACGCTCACGGTGATCCTGGCGCTGCTGCTCATGGGCGGCGGCACTATTCAGAGCCTGCTCTACACGCTGCTCATCGGTGTCATTGTGGGGACGTACAGCTCCATAGGCATTGCGAGCCAGCTGCTGCTCGTGTGGGAGCAGCGCGGGTGGCTGCCCTTCCGCCGCAGCACTCCAGCGGACGCGACGACGAGGGGGTAG
- the secD gene encoding protein translocase subunit SecD has product MVNRDMRRLALVVILVAVAVWGLAVKSYDINIFTFNFARGEDDGPLGLTLGLDLQGGVQLIYEAVEDGVTASQMAGVQEKIERRTNAFGVTEPSIQLLGENRILIQLPGVEDVEEAKRLIGQTGKLEFKERICNDAACTDFSDIDIGLTGELLARAYAGTHPTTGNPIVNLEFNSEGARLFAESTARIAGTNNRTAIFLDNDEIVAPVARQPILGGQAFIEGPDFTFERVRTISIQLEEGRLDTPIAVISEQNVDATLGEESLNRSLVAGMIGFGLVVLFMILYYRVPGIMASLALICYIVLVMFIVKLVPVTLTLAGIAGFILSIGVAVDANILISERTKEELRTGRALLGAIATGFSRAWPAILNSNVATMITCAILFWFGSRFGASAVTGFAVTLFIGVATSMFTAVIISQTLLRILAMTPLSHFTGLFTPVPGRRATVTGPGRRSQAQGGRG; this is encoded by the coding sequence ATGGTTAACAGGGACATGAGGCGGCTGGCCCTCGTTGTCATCCTCGTCGCAGTTGCGGTGTGGGGACTCGCCGTGAAGAGCTACGACATCAACATCTTCACCTTCAACTTCGCCCGGGGCGAAGATGACGGTCCACTGGGACTGACGCTTGGGCTGGACCTGCAGGGCGGCGTCCAGCTCATCTACGAGGCAGTCGAAGATGGCGTCACCGCGTCGCAAATGGCGGGTGTACAAGAAAAGATCGAGCGGCGCACCAACGCCTTCGGCGTTACGGAGCCGTCCATCCAACTCCTCGGGGAGAACCGCATCCTTATACAGCTCCCAGGCGTGGAGGACGTGGAGGAAGCCAAGCGGCTCATCGGGCAGACGGGCAAGCTCGAATTCAAGGAGCGCATCTGCAACGATGCGGCCTGCACGGACTTCTCCGACATTGACATAGGCCTTACCGGCGAACTCCTCGCACGCGCTTACGCCGGCACACACCCGACCACCGGCAACCCTATCGTCAACCTTGAGTTCAACTCCGAAGGCGCGCGGCTGTTCGCCGAGTCGACCGCACGCATTGCCGGGACCAACAACCGTACGGCGATCTTCCTCGACAATGACGAGATCGTCGCACCCGTCGCGCGTCAGCCCATTCTGGGCGGGCAGGCTTTCATCGAGGGCCCGGACTTCACCTTCGAACGGGTGCGCACCATCTCCATTCAACTGGAGGAAGGCCGGCTCGACACTCCTATTGCTGTCATATCCGAGCAGAACGTGGACGCCACCCTGGGCGAGGAGTCACTGAACCGCAGCCTTGTAGCGGGGATGATCGGCTTCGGGCTCGTGGTGCTCTTCATGATCCTCTACTACCGAGTCCCGGGCATCATGGCGAGCCTTGCCCTCATCTGTTACATCGTGCTCGTCATGTTCATCGTCAAACTGGTGCCTGTGACGCTGACCCTTGCGGGCATTGCGGGGTTCATTCTGTCCATCGGAGTAGCGGTGGACGCGAACATCCTCATATCGGAGCGCACCAAAGAAGAGCTGCGAACGGGCCGGGCGCTGCTTGGCGCCATCGCCACCGGCTTCAGCCGAGCGTGGCCAGCTATTCTCAACAGCAACGTCGCGACCATGATCACGTGCGCCATCCTGTTCTGGTTCGGGTCCAGGTTTGGCGCGTCCGCCGTCACCGGATTCGCGGTCACGCTCTTCATCGGCGTTGCGACTAGCATGTTCACCGCCGTCATCATCAGCCAAACGCTACTGCGCATTCTTGCGATGACGCCGCTCTCCCACTTCACCGGTCTCTTTACGCCGGTGCCCGGCAGGCGAGCGACGGTCACGGGTCCTGGCCGTAGGTCCCAGGCCCAGGGAGGGAGAGGGTAG
- a CDS encoding HD domain-containing protein: MGGYVRDALLGHATHDVDLAVHEGAEALAASIAQALGGTPVALNTERGIHRVDGVPTGGATWRVDVSTLQGSGIDDDLRLRDFTVDAIAVPLSDTGGPVSEWPIVDPTGGVADLRASVIRMTSPGVLTDDPLRALRSVRIAAQTGFFIDIDTAHAVMEHAPLLANVSAERLREELLTILSLPHVGRSLELLDELGLLDAVLPELAPARGVTQPVEHHWDVFHHTLHCVDFAEKVLDGGYRASDPAGRHIPWPDWADDYFTEEYADGHTRATFLKFACLLHDVAKPETKSVQPNGRVRFLGHPVKGATTARNVLHRLRTSGKAREAVAVMVEHHLRPSQLAQKGDLPTARAVYRYYRDLQDVAVDTLYLSIADYLAARGPELEMDNWAMHCDRIRYTLDEGRAQKAPQRRERLLTGHDLMTLFNLPSGPELRPLLEMVQESGLAGEVKTREEAVTLVSQVLGRSPADVEARHG; encoded by the coding sequence GTGGGCGGTTACGTTCGTGACGCCCTGTTGGGCCACGCCACCCACGACGTCGACCTCGCCGTGCATGAGGGCGCCGAGGCGCTGGCGGCGAGCATCGCGCAGGCCCTGGGCGGCACGCCGGTGGCTCTCAATACAGAGCGTGGTATCCACCGCGTAGACGGCGTGCCCACCGGTGGCGCCACATGGCGCGTCGACGTCTCCACCTTGCAGGGCAGCGGCATTGACGACGACCTGCGTCTCCGAGACTTCACCGTCGATGCCATAGCCGTCCCGCTGTCGGACACGGGCGGTCCCGTCTCCGAGTGGCCGATTGTCGACCCCACAGGCGGCGTGGCGGACCTGCGCGCCAGTGTCATTCGTATGACGTCTCCCGGCGTTCTCACCGATGACCCACTGCGTGCGCTGCGCTCAGTGCGCATTGCCGCACAGACCGGATTTTTCATTGACATTGACACCGCTCATGCCGTCATGGAGCATGCTCCGCTGCTGGCCAACGTCTCGGCCGAACGTCTGCGCGAAGAGCTGCTGACCATATTGTCCCTTCCGCATGTGGGCCGCTCGCTGGAATTACTGGACGAGCTTGGGCTGCTCGACGCAGTGCTGCCGGAACTTGCGCCGGCCCGCGGCGTAACGCAGCCGGTGGAGCACCACTGGGATGTCTTCCACCACACGCTGCACTGCGTGGACTTCGCAGAGAAGGTGCTCGACGGGGGTTACCGCGCAAGCGACCCAGCGGGAAGGCACATCCCATGGCCGGATTGGGCAGACGACTACTTTACGGAGGAGTATGCCGACGGCCACACGCGGGCCACGTTCCTGAAATTCGCCTGCCTGCTCCACGACGTGGCGAAGCCGGAAACCAAGTCGGTGCAGCCCAACGGCCGCGTGCGGTTCCTCGGCCATCCAGTGAAGGGCGCGACAACGGCCCGAAACGTGCTGCACCGCTTACGGACCAGCGGAAAGGCACGCGAGGCAGTCGCCGTGATGGTTGAGCATCACCTGCGTCCCAGCCAACTGGCACAGAAGGGCGATCTGCCGACGGCCCGCGCCGTCTACCGGTACTACCGCGATTTGCAGGATGTGGCAGTTGACACACTCTACCTTAGCATTGCCGACTACCTGGCGGCCCGGGGTCCCGAACTGGAGATGGACAACTGGGCCATGCACTGCGATCGGATCCGGTACACGCTGGACGAGGGCCGCGCCCAGAAGGCCCCACAGCGCCGCGAACGGCTGCTGACCGGTCATGACTTGATGACGCTGTTCAATTTGCCTTCCGGCCCGGAGTTGCGCCCTCTCCTCGAGATGGTGCAGGAGTCCGGCTTGGCGGGCGAGGTGAAAACTCGAGAAGAGGCGGTGACCCTGGTGAGCCAAGTGTTGGGAAGATCGCCCGCCGACGTGGAGGCGCGGCATGGTTAA
- the def gene encoding peptide deformylase, whose protein sequence is MDVRPICQFPEPVLTRKTLKVTTFDASLPPLVEEMIETMRLANGVGLAANQIGVPLMLCVIEIPEEGNARVFVNPELVSQEGERKLYEGCLSVTGYQGLVSRSERVKVRYQDLQGRKHRLTARDNLLAQALEHEIGHLNGHLYLEHLVARDAIWKLSEGPPPQYGREHTDEPDTVEATDDGLPAEK, encoded by the coding sequence TTGGACGTTCGACCCATCTGCCAGTTCCCGGAGCCGGTGCTGACAAGAAAGACCTTGAAGGTAACCACTTTCGATGCATCGCTGCCCCCGCTGGTGGAGGAGATGATCGAGACAATGCGTCTAGCCAATGGAGTTGGCCTTGCGGCAAACCAGATTGGCGTACCGCTCATGCTCTGCGTCATCGAGATCCCAGAGGAGGGGAACGCCCGCGTCTTCGTGAACCCGGAACTGGTTTCGCAGGAGGGCGAACGCAAGCTGTACGAGGGTTGCCTGAGTGTGACTGGGTACCAGGGATTGGTCAGCCGCTCGGAGCGAGTAAAGGTGCGCTACCAAGATCTGCAGGGGCGCAAGCACCGGCTGACAGCGAGGGATAACCTGCTGGCACAGGCGCTGGAGCACGAGATCGGCCACCTGAACGGCCACCTCTACTTGGAGCATCTGGTGGCAAGGGATGCTATCTGGAAGCTGTCCGAGGGGCCGCCGCCCCAGTACGGACGTGAACACACCGACGAGCCGGACACCGTCGAGGCAACAGACGACGGCCTACCGGCAGAGAAATAG
- a CDS encoding ABC transporter ATP-binding protein: MPPLLEVRDLHAHFVTRMGTVKAVNGVSFTLEEGQVLGLVGESGSGKSTFALSLVRLTPFPGEVVGGTVMLNGRDLMQMSEIELQQVRGKEIGIVLQDANAALNPTLRIDNQMVEALEGHLAMGRKQAERLAVDLLRDMGLPDAREMMKRYPYQVSGGQAQRIMLAMALALSPKIIVADEPTANLDVTIQAEILARLRRLQKQNGAAILYITHDLGVVSRIADEIAVIYAGSIMERASTRNLFDRPTNPYTHALLRSLPRIDVKQQRLESIQGQPPDLMDLPDECPFLPRCGKALATCRVNPKPGLVEMYEAHFVACFNPMDPEGNLR; this comes from the coding sequence ATGCCTCCGCTGCTGGAAGTCCGTGACCTGCACGCCCACTTCGTCACTCGCATGGGGACCGTAAAGGCCGTCAACGGTGTGAGTTTCACACTGGAGGAGGGACAGGTCCTCGGACTGGTGGGCGAGAGCGGGTCCGGTAAGAGCACCTTTGCGCTGTCGCTGGTGCGGCTTACGCCGTTCCCTGGGGAGGTCGTCGGTGGCACGGTAATGCTGAACGGCCGTGACCTCATGCAGATGTCTGAGATCGAGCTGCAGCAGGTCCGAGGCAAGGAAATCGGCATCGTGCTACAAGATGCCAACGCCGCGCTCAATCCCACACTGCGCATCGATAACCAGATGGTTGAAGCTCTGGAGGGGCACCTAGCAATGGGCCGCAAGCAGGCGGAGCGCTTGGCCGTCGACCTGTTGCGCGACATGGGGTTGCCGGACGCTCGGGAGATGATGAAGCGCTACCCGTACCAGGTCAGCGGTGGCCAGGCGCAGCGCATAATGCTTGCCATGGCGCTGGCACTCAGTCCCAAGATCATAGTCGCGGACGAGCCCACGGCCAACCTCGACGTGACCATCCAGGCGGAGATCCTTGCGAGGTTGCGGCGGCTGCAGAAGCAAAATGGAGCGGCCATCCTTTATATCACGCACGATTTGGGTGTCGTGAGCCGCATCGCCGATGAGATCGCCGTCATCTATGCGGGTTCCATCATGGAGCGGGCATCGACACGAAACCTATTCGACCGGCCGACCAACCCATACACGCACGCGCTGCTGCGGAGCCTGCCGCGCATCGACGTGAAGCAGCAACGACTCGAATCGATTCAAGGGCAGCCGCCGGATCTGATGGACCTTCCGGACGAGTGCCCATTCCTGCCGCGATGCGGCAAGGCGTTGGCAACCTGCCGCGTCAACCCCAAGCCCGGTTTGGTCGAGATGTACGAGGCCCACTTCGTCGCCTGCTTCAACCCTATGGACCCGGAGGGCAATCTGCGGTGA
- a CDS encoding Hsp20/alpha crystallin family protein, with amino-acid sequence MYSLLYDPFRELRRFHGQRNRGWRGFRRWGENPGAAEWLLPLDVTEREEGVVVTASVPGFKPEDIDVTIEDNVLSIHAKAEFSEETRDERFIVRERRAGTFHRSLRLPESVDADEAATNYDLGVLTVTLPKSEEKKARKLTVNAGN; translated from the coding sequence ATGTACAGTTTGCTTTACGACCCATTCAGGGAGCTGCGAAGGTTCCACGGCCAGCGCAACCGCGGTTGGCGTGGATTCCGCCGCTGGGGAGAGAACCCCGGCGCCGCCGAGTGGCTCCTGCCGCTCGACGTAACGGAGCGCGAGGAAGGAGTCGTGGTAACGGCATCTGTCCCGGGCTTCAAGCCGGAGGACATCGACGTCACCATCGAGGACAACGTCCTCTCTATCCATGCCAAGGCAGAGTTCTCTGAGGAGACCAGGGACGAGCGCTTCATCGTCAGGGAGCGACGCGCCGGGACCTTCCATCGCTCTCTCCGCCTGCCGGAGTCGGTCGACGCGGACGAAGCGGCCACCAACTACGATCTTGGCGTCCTTACCGTCACCCTGCCGAAGTCGGAAGAGAAGAAGGCACGCAAGCTCACGGTCAACGCCGGCAACTAA
- a CDS encoding J domain-containing protein, with product MMPDYYKVLGIDRNAGEKDVRAAFRKLARKYHPDVNHGEPSATERFKEINEAHEVLSNPESRRLYDRYGDNWRDAQHGGAPFQGGRRWRTEAIDPEAFDDFFNSGSGGFFDSFFRTARGTRQRGPGPQRPSPMEQPVELTLEEAFHGTIRALQVAGQTPCAACNGVGVIGKATCRACLGQGYSYQPVRGEVSIPAGVDNGSRVRVSPGGQQVVLVVSVQPHPRFERKGDDLSTEVTVPLYDAILGAEAVVPTLTGQVALKLPPESQNGRVFRLGRQGMPKLGAPLDRGNLFVTIRADLPSDLSDEERRLFERLRDIRNNSGGE from the coding sequence ATGATGCCCGACTACTACAAGGTTCTCGGTATAGACCGGAATGCCGGCGAGAAGGATGTGCGCGCTGCCTTCCGTAAGCTCGCGCGCAAGTACCACCCGGACGTCAACCACGGCGAGCCCAGCGCCACCGAGCGTTTCAAGGAGATCAATGAGGCGCACGAGGTCCTCTCCAACCCCGAGTCCCGCCGCCTCTATGACCGCTACGGGGACAACTGGCGCGATGCCCAGCACGGAGGAGCGCCGTTTCAGGGTGGCCGCCGCTGGCGGACCGAGGCCATCGACCCCGAGGCATTCGACGATTTCTTCAACAGCGGGTCAGGCGGCTTCTTTGATTCGTTCTTTCGCACCGCTCGCGGCACACGGCAGCGTGGCCCCGGACCACAGCGTCCATCGCCGATGGAGCAGCCCGTCGAGCTAACGCTGGAGGAGGCCTTCCATGGCACAATCCGCGCTTTGCAGGTTGCCGGCCAGACGCCGTGCGCCGCATGCAATGGTGTGGGCGTCATCGGCAAGGCGACGTGCCGCGCATGCCTGGGGCAGGGCTATTCCTACCAGCCGGTCCGCGGTGAGGTCTCCATCCCGGCGGGAGTGGATAACGGCTCGCGCGTGCGCGTGTCGCCCGGTGGCCAGCAGGTCGTGCTCGTCGTTTCCGTACAGCCGCATCCGCGATTCGAGCGCAAGGGCGACGACCTCTCCACGGAGGTCACCGTCCCCCTCTACGACGCCATCCTCGGCGCGGAGGCCGTCGTGCCAACGCTGACAGGCCAAGTAGCGCTGAAGCTGCCGCCGGAATCGCAGAACGGCCGTGTATTCCGGTTGGGCCGTCAGGGCATGCCCAAGTTGGGCGCACCCTTGGATCGGGGAAACCTCTTTGTGACTATCAGGGCCGATCTGCCGTCAGACCTCTCCGACGAGGAGCGGCGGTTGTTCGAACGGCTTAGGGACATTCGCAACAACTCGGGAGGCGAGTAA
- a CDS encoding MerR family transcriptional regulator yields the protein MTTREQPGWDEPCYVISVVSRMVGVTAQSLRYFERIELVEPSRSRGNIRLYSPRDIEKLRRIKTLVHDMGVNAAGVEVILRLTDRIQQLEGHVDFLRDELDRMVEGAERDVETQTVEGTVREG from the coding sequence ATGACGACGAGAGAGCAGCCGGGTTGGGACGAACCCTGCTACGTGATTAGCGTCGTGTCCCGCATGGTGGGCGTTACGGCACAGTCTCTGCGCTATTTCGAGCGCATCGAATTGGTGGAGCCCTCGCGGTCCCGCGGCAACATCCGTCTGTACTCGCCGCGGGACATAGAGAAGCTGCGGCGCATCAAGACACTGGTACACGACATGGGCGTCAACGCGGCGGGGGTTGAAGTCATCCTCCGCCTGACTGATCGCATCCAACAATTGGAGGGACATGTGGACTTCCTCCGCGACGAACTTGACCGAATGGTTGAGGGGGCCGAGAGAGACGTTGAGACGCAGACGGTCGAGGGTACCGTGCGCGAAGGCTAG